Proteins from a genomic interval of Piscinibacter sp. HJYY11:
- a CDS encoding anti-phage-associated DUF499 domain-containing protein, giving the protein MIKTVKQACRFNAAIHDYRMSQGIENLAELIQDEGDGREFFSRNFVTHGMAQLFREGLLRLSGKSDQAVFELTQAMGGGKTHMMIALGLLARHPHLRQEVLPGDLKDRIDFGQARIAAFNGRNTPDNYIWGDIATQLGEPEAIKPYWANGPKSVDQAKWKEIIGDKPTLILLDELPPYLDNASTQVFGQGTLANMVVFSLATLMSAALELPNCCIVVANLSGSYQAQTKALADAISNLQQETRRQAMTITPVQLAGNEIYEILKTRLIDKMPDERVVAEVAEEYAQQVKKAEDAGYVVAASIEQIAEQVRETYPFHPSFKHLVALFKENEGFRQTRGLMQFTARLLKSVALREDDDVHLIGTQHLALNDDQVRDEIERIAPKLLPAVTRDIADKGNAIAETIDAELDTDASRQVMTLLLASSLSRAVGGRIGLSESEVIEFLAAPGRKPDEFLQALQRLREQAWYLHREDQRLFVKETENLSRQIERSAKEVPQPKIDQALINRLTGILQPERRQAYQDVQVLPRLDEIRLSGPRTLIVIKPDGKVPPSELQNFFDYQQEKNNLLVLTGQDSHLADAVEDRLRELYAIEQIHKRLKAGDTLFEEARDRLEEAEGRFAKALSAAYNRVYFPSTDPIDGRHFLANVTIDNGLKLGKGEQSAEAQIDALLASPRANYKLAANLTESFGEYFAMAEEVLWPSGKDNRRTPWKDVVARAKSNPDWPWMPGAGGMDTLKAEALRQGRWRLGEDGYIEKGPFPKDKTTVNVSVVGSQPDTGATILSLTPRHAGESPVVVYATRPEGLINGQSVEDLDSFITAEGTLYFLARDTTGHYETGAPVRWTAELKIRHQVDPAADKRRVTLACTPKATLAYTLDGSNPRDGLPYEGPFEIGASAARLLVYARAGEANKTADFQIPASGDRTVQINDTKPVKLQPKRFGLDTTDRVFGVINRFRDQPGTRFKGVRIEIGEGEKTVTVRFQEREVTASVIEGVINSLRQLLAEDQAPVVVSISDGAHFDTGFAAKEFAKLVGLELKPGDVVQEA; this is encoded by the coding sequence GTGATCAAGACCGTCAAGCAGGCCTGCCGCTTCAACGCGGCGATACACGACTACCGAATGAGCCAGGGCATCGAGAACCTGGCCGAGCTCATTCAGGACGAGGGTGACGGGCGTGAGTTCTTTTCGCGCAACTTCGTCACGCACGGCATGGCACAGCTTTTCCGCGAAGGCCTGCTGCGCCTGTCCGGCAAGTCGGACCAGGCGGTCTTCGAGTTGACCCAAGCGATGGGTGGCGGCAAGACCCACATGATGATTGCACTGGGCCTATTGGCGCGCCATCCGCATCTGCGTCAAGAGGTGCTGCCCGGTGATCTGAAGGACCGAATCGACTTCGGCCAAGCGCGCATCGCCGCCTTCAACGGCCGGAACACTCCCGACAACTACATCTGGGGTGATATCGCAACGCAGCTGGGAGAACCCGAGGCAATCAAGCCATATTGGGCCAACGGCCCGAAATCGGTCGACCAGGCGAAGTGGAAAGAGATCATCGGCGACAAGCCGACCCTGATCCTCCTCGACGAACTCCCGCCCTACCTGGACAACGCCAGCACCCAAGTCTTCGGACAGGGAACGCTGGCCAACATGGTGGTGTTCTCACTGGCCACGCTGATGAGCGCCGCGCTGGAACTGCCCAATTGCTGCATCGTCGTCGCCAACCTCTCCGGCAGCTACCAGGCGCAGACCAAGGCGCTGGCCGATGCGATCTCGAACCTACAGCAGGAAACCCGGCGCCAAGCGATGACGATCACGCCGGTCCAGCTGGCCGGCAACGAGATCTACGAGATCCTGAAGACGCGTCTCATAGACAAGATGCCCGACGAGCGCGTCGTCGCCGAAGTGGCTGAGGAGTACGCGCAGCAGGTCAAGAAAGCCGAGGACGCAGGCTACGTCGTCGCCGCCAGCATCGAGCAGATCGCCGAGCAGGTGCGGGAGACCTACCCCTTCCATCCGTCGTTCAAGCACCTCGTGGCCCTGTTCAAGGAGAACGAGGGCTTCCGGCAGACCCGCGGCCTGATGCAGTTCACAGCGCGGCTGCTCAAGAGTGTGGCGCTGCGCGAGGACGACGACGTCCACCTCATCGGCACCCAGCACCTGGCCCTGAACGATGACCAGGTGCGCGACGAGATCGAGCGCATCGCCCCCAAGCTGCTACCGGCTGTCACGCGGGACATCGCGGACAAAGGCAACGCCATCGCCGAGACCATCGACGCCGAGCTCGATACCGATGCGTCCCGCCAGGTGATGACCCTACTGCTGGCGTCGTCGCTGTCACGCGCGGTGGGCGGGCGCATCGGCCTGTCAGAGAGCGAGGTCATCGAGTTCCTCGCCGCCCCTGGCCGCAAGCCCGACGAGTTCCTGCAAGCCCTGCAACGGCTGCGCGAGCAAGCCTGGTACCTGCACCGCGAGGACCAGCGCCTCTTCGTCAAGGAGACCGAGAACCTCTCGCGCCAGATCGAGCGCAGCGCCAAGGAGGTACCGCAGCCCAAGATCGACCAGGCGCTGATCAACCGGCTCACCGGCATTCTCCAGCCCGAAAGGCGCCAGGCGTACCAAGACGTGCAGGTGCTGCCTCGCCTCGATGAGATCCGCCTGAGCGGCCCGCGCACCCTCATCGTCATCAAGCCGGATGGCAAGGTGCCGCCCAGCGAGTTGCAGAACTTCTTCGACTACCAGCAGGAGAAGAACAATCTGCTGGTGCTGACGGGGCAGGACAGTCATCTGGCCGACGCCGTGGAAGACCGCCTGCGCGAGCTCTACGCCATCGAGCAGATCCACAAGCGCCTAAAAGCCGGTGACACCTTGTTCGAGGAGGCGCGTGACCGGCTCGAAGAGGCGGAAGGCCGGTTCGCCAAGGCGCTCTCCGCCGCCTACAACCGGGTCTACTTCCCGAGCACCGATCCCATCGACGGCCGGCACTTCCTGGCCAACGTCACCATCGACAACGGCCTCAAGCTCGGCAAGGGCGAGCAGTCTGCCGAGGCGCAGATCGACGCACTGCTGGCCAGCCCACGCGCCAACTACAAGCTGGCCGCCAACCTGACCGAGAGCTTCGGCGAGTACTTCGCCATGGCGGAAGAGGTTCTGTGGCCCTCGGGCAAGGACAACCGCCGCACTCCGTGGAAGGACGTGGTCGCGCGCGCCAAGAGCAATCCAGACTGGCCTTGGATGCCGGGCGCGGGCGGCATGGACACACTGAAGGCCGAGGCCCTGAGACAAGGCCGCTGGCGCCTGGGTGAAGACGGGTACATCGAGAAGGGCCCGTTTCCAAAGGACAAGACCACGGTCAACGTGTCGGTCGTCGGCAGCCAGCCAGACACGGGCGCCACTATCCTGAGCCTCACGCCACGCCACGCGGGCGAGAGCCCGGTGGTGGTCTACGCCACCCGTCCCGAGGGGCTGATCAACGGGCAGTCCGTCGAAGACCTCGACAGCTTCATCACGGCGGAAGGCACGTTGTACTTTCTGGCCCGCGACACCACCGGCCACTATGAAACCGGTGCGCCCGTTCGCTGGACCGCCGAGCTGAAGATCCGCCACCAGGTAGATCCAGCCGCCGACAAGCGCCGCGTCACGCTGGCGTGCACGCCCAAGGCCACGCTGGCCTACACGTTGGACGGCTCCAATCCGCGCGATGGCCTGCCCTACGAGGGGCCGTTCGAGATCGGTGCTTCAGCGGCTCGCTTGCTCGTCTACGCCCGCGCCGGCGAGGCCAACAAGACGGCCGACTTCCAGATCCCGGCCAGCGGCGACAGGACCGTTCAGATCAACGACACCAAGCCCGTCAAGCTGCAGCCCAAGCGCTTCGGCCTGGACACCACCGACCGGGTGTTCGGTGTCATCAACCGCTTCCGCGACCAACCCGGCACGCGGTTCAAGGGCGTGCGCATCGAGATCGGCGAGGGCGAGAAGACCGTGACCGTGCGCTTCCAGGAGCGCGAGGTCACCGCCAGTGTCATCGAGGGCGTGATCAACAGCCTGCGCCAGCTGCTGGCCGAAGACCAGGCGCCGGTGGTTGTGAGCATCAGCGACGGCGCCCATTTCGACACGGGCTTCGCTGCCAAGGAGTTCGCCAAGCTGGTGGGCCTGGAGCTGAAGCCTGGCGACGTGGTCCAGGAGGCATGA
- a CDS encoding anti-phage-associated DUF3780 domain-containing protein codes for MTKPRSTRSAAALNASAAAPASARVPADARPTLGFGVPASSDPHHFKVIVPRRNTAPVQVSEYLGLQALSDEHSVIDRAVLDRARWTAIRAEVQRAFNARLSTHNLKPSAWKAGDNLVDRLLGKELCVLVWAVEHMEMEKIPVAVRNWLALLPEERWWLFGMTAISTGGIGDGDKGWRLALRHALGDVAQSELLSPRARRGLVARDSDIAGERPTLDLFSDGAA; via the coding sequence ATGACCAAGCCCAGGTCCACACGCTCAGCAGCCGCACTGAATGCCAGTGCTGCCGCGCCTGCCTCCGCCAGGGTACCGGCCGACGCGCGCCCAACCCTAGGCTTCGGCGTGCCTGCCTCGTCCGACCCGCACCACTTCAAGGTGATCGTCCCGCGCAGGAACACTGCCCCCGTGCAGGTGAGCGAGTACCTCGGCCTGCAGGCTCTGAGCGACGAGCACTCCGTGATCGACCGGGCCGTGCTCGACCGCGCACGCTGGACGGCCATCCGCGCCGAAGTGCAACGCGCCTTCAATGCCCGGCTCAGCACGCACAACCTGAAGCCCAGCGCCTGGAAGGCCGGCGACAACCTGGTCGACCGGCTGCTGGGCAAGGAGCTGTGCGTGCTGGTGTGGGCCGTCGAGCACATGGAGATGGAAAAGATCCCCGTCGCTGTGCGTAACTGGCTGGCGCTGTTGCCGGAGGAGCGTTGGTGGCTGTTCGGCATGACCGCGATAAGCACGGGCGGCATCGGAGATGGCGACAAGGGTTGGCGGCTTGCTCTGCGCCACGCGCTGGGCGACGTCGCGCAGAGCGAGCTGCTGTCGCCGCGCGCGCGCCGCGGTCTGGTCGCACGCGACAGCGACATCGCAGGCGAGCGTCCGACCCTCGACCTCTTTAGCGACGGTGCGGCATGA